TTACACCTCCTCAACTGGATTTTACCAGGTGCCCTCACCTTCCTCATGATCTTCCTCCCGTAGAACATGACTTTGTCCCTCTTGCGAAACCTGTACTGAGGCACGTGTGGCTGAAGTTGTTCTGGAACACAGAAGCAGCACATCAGAAACCACCTTTAGCAGCTGGGGGAGAACACCTGAGCACAGCTCGGTGACTTTGCTGCCTCCAGAACAGCTCAGGGCAGCGTTTGGAACTTCAACCTCCCTGGGATCCCTCATTCCCCAGCTCTGGCCAAGCCCGACCGAGGCAGGGCTGGCTTGGGGTTCTACCTCAGCCCCGGAGGAGATAAAGGGCTCTCCACACAGACAGAAGGAGTGGGTAGTTTTAATCTCCTCAGGGAAACCTCTCATTCAGTCCTTTCTCCTTACTGTGACGGTGAAATCACAGCAGGGCTGAAACTTGCATAATTCAGGCTGAAATTTGCATAATTCACAGCTGATACTGAGGCTGATACTGCTCAGAcaccaaagaaataaaaccctGCAGGTCCTGCACGGACAGCTCTGGGTTCAGACCTGGGCAAGTGAAGCAACACAAGTTCTTCACCCTTTAAAGCTGTTGTCCTGCAAGAACCACACCCCTACAGCAAACAGCTACCACAGAAAATTACAAAAAGACTCAGGACTGATGGGAAAACTGGTTTGAAAACTTACATGGTTATCAAGTACTTACTAGACTGTCTCACTCTTCTGTACACGACAAACACAACAACTGCTATAAGCAGCAGTGCAACTGCAGCTCCAATTGCAATTCCAGtcagctgggaggggaattcAGGGAGAAAGAAGTTAATAATTTTCAGCTTCAGAAGCTACTACGTACTTTTTGGAGGGCTGAAGAACACTCAGCTCAATGAGATGTCTAAAAGTCAAGCACATTCataaatacttaatttttaattcaaacATCACATATGCAAGAAGTTTAAACTGCAGCAGTGACCAGTACTAAGCTCACATGCAAAATATCCCATGTTTTAATTCCCCAGGAGCTGTGAGCTGATCAATGCAGTGTACAGGAGGTGCATGAGGGCAttgagtgccaggacaagggggaatggccttaagatgaaggagggcagggctggatgggagattgggaaggaattcttccctgggagggtgggcaggccctggcacagggtgcccagagcagctggggctgcccctggatccctggcagggtccaaggccaggctggatggggcttggagcagcctgggaagctgtccctgcccatggcagggggtcgGACAAGGTGatttttcaggtcccttccaacccaaaccagtctgggctgTTCAGCAAACAGGAGCCCCTGTTCTGGGCAGGGAGAAACCCAGCACCTGCAAGGCAACGTGGCCACGTTGTGTTGGGAATGGGAGCAAGCTTTATCTTGCAGGAATCAGGCAGTGAAGGATCATGCCAACCCTCAGACAGGCAGGCTGGGAGGGCAGCGAGGAGCGGGGAGAGGAGGGATGGCTGAGCCCAGGGAATCCCTGAGCCTGTGCCTCGAGCTttccctgctgggagcaggagcacatGGCCTGACCAggcaggcacagccaggctctCCAGAGGGCTGGTGCTGGATGTGAAGCACGGACACGTGTTTGTGCTGGGGCCGCTCACGGGGAACATCTGGCACTGCTGTCTCCGGGGCTGGGAGCCCTCAGGCAGCCTGACAAAAGCTGTAAAATTCCTGTGTTTGTCCAAAACTTCCAGGTGGGGAAAGAAAGAGCTGTGTCCAGGAGAAGCTGAGGGGTTTTGTGCTGCAGATGGAACCTGGCGGGGGCTGACATCACAGAGGCTCCCCTGGTGACTGCATTGAGCTGCGtctccttccccccccttccccaccaccagctgtaacaTCACCATGGCATCCTACAAGGGAAGCAGCATCTTCCCTCAAAACCCCTACCACATCCCTGGGTAAGTTCATGCAAAACATCCGTTTCCAATGCAAATAGCTCTGGCTGGGATCAGGGAGAATTTATGACTCGtgatgttttgggttttcttaaaGACACGATTCAATATTCCATGTAACAGTGCTCTGAAGgacacagagctccaggagaagcaGCACCTTACAGAAGGGTAGAGTGACAGACCATGCCATAGAGTGTGGACAGCAAAGCCaaaattgttcttttttcccccttttttcccatttcttttaaGTTGCCAAATGCCACCAGAGCTACTGGGCAGGGTTTGGCTTCCAAACTGCCGTAATATTTGCATCAAGGATTTTTGGAAGTCTCCTTTAAGTAAATGGTTGTACAGATGTGACACCCTCTGGTCACTGGGCTGgagccctgtcctgctgctgggtcAGGGACTGGAAAGTCTAGTGATTTACTCCACAAGTAGTTGGATTTCTTTCCAAAGCTTTTTGTGACGCTCTCCTCTAAAGGCTTGGAAAGAAGAAACCCTGGATATGAGGCAATGATTTACAGGGGAGAAGGTAAGATATGAATGGGAGGAATAAGGGAATTGCTGAGAATTAAGAAGCTGTGTGTGGGGTGAGACCTGGTCTGGGTGTGTAAAGGGGGTGGGAAGGGCTGGGTGGTCCccaagggaaaagcagctgctgtgggtACAGAATCCCTCGGGTTAGCCCAGGCTGAGGTGAACCAGGCTGTGAGCCCTGGTACAGGGAATGCCAGCCGTGTCCTGTGGGTGCAGGGCAGGAACAGTGGGGGCAGATCCCAGCCACAGGGAGAGGGTGGAGCAGGTTTCCtcaaggctgctcctgcagtgaCGACCGAATCAGCCCTTCCCATCACAGTGACAGGCAGCATTTTCCATTACTGACCTCTGTACTTTCCCACTTACAAAAGCTCTGAGGTTGGGGGTTTTAAACTCCTTTTTGCATTGCTGTGGCCATCTGATGGGACATTCCATGTGCGCTGTcaaagctgtgctggcagcagcttgGGAATGACGAGGGACAGCAAGGAGGGAGCCGTGGCTGGAATTGCAGCCCCAAAAGCCTCAACACCTCCCCTTGCTCAcccctgcctgcctgcagctccctcaggagCAGCTCCAAGCCCAGGTATGGAcacagcagctgaggctgctccTCTCCGGAGCTGCTTCGACCTCTGGAGGAGGAACCAAATTCTGCTGCTGCATTTATTGGTGCTGTGCAGGCTCGGGgcaccccctgagcccctgTGGGTGCTGAGGGCTGCTTTGTGTCTGCTTTGGGTGGCTGAGGGCGAGGAGGAGCTGCCTGAAGGGCATCATCAGCACTCCCCTACACAGGGGAGGAGGGTTTGTGTCCAAGAGGTCACCAGGTGTCCCATGTGCTGCACCTGCCTGTGCCACTGAACCTACAAACACCACGGGAGCACCAAAGCACGTTGTTGTCACTCAGGCCAGGCAATGGTCACAGCAGGAGTTTGAAAAGCCACCACAGCGCTCAAGAGCACTGGGAAACCTAAACCCAGTGAGTGGGATGCCTTGGGAAGGTCTGGGTGGGCAGAGAAGGGGTCAGTCCGTGAATCCTGAGCACCGGGCACAGCcctgtcctggctctgcagagctgggaaggctTTGGAGACAAGTGAGGGTGGGCCCAGGGCCAAGGCTTTGCTGGCGACCAGGGAGGCTGAGCAGGTTTGGGTGGCAGCCTGGGAGTGGTGATGGAGGAGATAGGGCTGAGCAAGGGCAGGGTGAGCCGGGCTCAGCCTCGGGCGAGCGGGTTTTTGGTGCTCACCAGCCTGAACCCCCAAAGAGGGATCCCCAAAAGGGATCAACACCCCAGCACAGGGGCACGAccagccctgctgaggctgGTCCCTTCCCCAGGCTTTCACCAGCAGCGCTCGTAGCTCCCTCCATGGCAGATCCCTCTCTGTGCACCCAGACCGACTCGCTCAGCTGACCTCGTGTTTAATCGCGGGGGAACAGAGCCCTTTCTCAGCCCAACCATTATTTCGTCCGTGATCAAAATccctccagccatcctgtaatTATTTGGGCTGTGTCATTTGTGCCCTCGCTCAGTTTTATCATCCTGGTGTTGCTTCCCTGTGTTGCAAGACTCATTGAGAATCCCTGGGGATGAGCCACCGAGCTGCCGGGGAGGAATCCTGCGTGCAGAGTGGGGAAACCTGCCAAGAGTAAATGCACGGCTCTGCTCGTTGTTGTTTAAACTATTTGGAAGGGAAAGTACTTACTCATCATCTTATGATCCTCATGCATCATCTGGCTTTATCCCCGGATCCACGCTGCGCTCATTGATGGAATATTTCTGTCTGTCCCTTGCAACTGGCAGCTCTACCTTTCTTCAGTGCTGGAATAACATCACCATTAGGAAATCTGAGACTGGAGCAGCTCGAGTTTCTCATGGTGGCTCggagcagagccagagctgcagcacctgccctgccctcggccaCCAATGAGTCACAGTGCCCATCCCAGAGCTTGGGCAGTGGAGAGATCCCAAAAAACCAGAGCTGTGTTTGTTCCTGGGGCTGACAGTTTGTTCGCTGTGCCCGCCCTGTGCCAGGCAGTGCCTGGGTGGACTCACCAGCCCAGGCCCACTCCTCGCtgtgagcagagagaggagGGTGCAAGTCAGGAATTACTCTGATTTCTGAGTTTCAGTACTGCACAAGAGATACTGGGATTTTCTCAGCTACTCACCGTATGTCAGAGCAGAGGCACTGCAAAGTTTAAACTGGGGCACGTTGAACTGGAAATGATATTTTAACTGGGGGATTGTGGATGTTGGTGCTGCCAAAGCCactgcaggctgtgctgggagttTCCCACCCACAGGTGCTGCTCCCTGACCTCATCCCGCGTTTCTCCACGAACCaaaggcctgtgcctgtacacGCCTGTGAACTGAGCCAGTTTTCATGCTGCCAGATGAGAACATGCATGTGAAACACACACACTGCCCCTGGCCTCCTGTGTAACCACACGTGTGGTCTCGGTTCTGCCCCCGCGCTGCGGCTCCACCCGGGCTCACGGGCACATCCCATCCATCACCTTCCCTGGGCTCCTGGACAGGGCCTTTCCAGGGTACAAAAGCTCTGCAGCAGATGtgcactgccagagggcagggctggatgggagattgggaaggaattgttccctgggagggtgggcaggccctggcacagggtgcccagagcagctgtggctgcccctggatccctggcagtgcccaaggccaggctggacattggggcttggagcagcctgggacagtgggaggtgtccctgcccatggcaggggtggcactggatgggctttaaggtcccttccaacccaaaccagtctgggattccatgattatCCCACCAGTTGCCAGCTGCCACTGGTGGGAGCCACCAGAGCCACCTCGGTGATGGCTCTTTTCCGGTTTCCTCCTCAGCTATGGGGGCTACATCCCTCAGTTCACCTTCAGGTTTGGGAAGAGCTATGGCAGAACCACCCACGATGTGCTGATGGATCCCACTGTCAGCAAGAGCCATCGCTCTGTGCTGGCACCACTGGACAACAAGGAAAACCTCCTTGAGCTCCATTACCACATCGAGCATCCAGGTGAGCAAATGGACCCTCCTAATGAGCACAGGGTTAATTACCAGTACTGGGGTCTGTGCCCACCCATCCTTGGTAGGCTGCTGGGTGAAATGGGGTATTTTCCTCGGAGCAATCACAGCTCTGGTGTAGGGGCACTGacacctggagagcagcagagtgAGGAGTTGGAGCTCTCAGCCTCAGCTCGTGAGGATGGGGATTCTTGTGCTGTGGAGAGGAGAGTTTGAGTTCCCAGGTTATCTTCAGTTAGATGAAGATAAGTGATTTTGTGGCATATTATGAACTCACTCCCCGATTCTTCCAGAAttcctgttgtggtttaaccctgGCTGGCAACTAaaccccacacagctgctcgcTCACAAATCCCAAACATGGCCTGTATTAGCTGCTGCAAAGATAATGACCTCTATCCCTGTCAAACCCAGCACAATTCCACAGGCTAGAATCCATCTTTCTGGGGAAGATCTGGTCTCCTGCCTCAGATCCTTTCCTGGCTCACCTGCCTGGTGCAGAGCTCGCTCAGCTCTGAGCTCTGACAGCTTGGGATTGATTTTGCTTcttgctgctcctcctcagcacagcagaaggACTCCTGTGCTTCCCCTTTccacctttccctttctttcccttccccacTTTGCTAACAGGCCCCATCTCCTCCATCAGAGACAGGCTCATGTGGATTCCCAGCGCTAGGAATTTGCAGGAATCTCCTACCAAGTCCCAGCCCTTTGGGCAGAGTGCCTGGTCCGTGCTGAGCAGCCCCAGAccaggcacagcagagctgccccgTGATCCTGACCAGCCCCTCGGGGATGTGCCATCCTTTGGGGACATTTGCCACGTCCCATCCCATGGCTGAGCCGTGGCTGTTATGGATGCCCTGGGCAGTGGGAATGAGTTTCCTCCAGGATGATGTGCCCATATGGGATCTGGGTCTTTATTTCCCTGGGGATGCCACACCAAAGTGTTGCTTACTCATTTCTCACAGGGAATTTGTGCTGTGCAGCTTCTTGCCAACTTTTGGCCTCTCTGCTCCTCCTGGCCCTGTTTTCCAGGATCCAGGCCTCCACTACACAGGTGGTATTTACAGGCTTAATTCCTGGAGATTTGAATTTGCATTTCCTTGGACTAAAATAGAGCTTGGACAGACCCAACTAACCAGTTGACCGAGTTACTCTCTCATTATTCTGGTTCTCTCCTGGTTGCCAGTGCCAGAGCTCACGTTCACTGCTCGTTACTGAGGTCCTGAAGAACGTGGCCATGGGGAGCCCCCCTGGCTGTGCTGATAAGGTCCCCAACAGCTCCTGCTGTCCAGCTGGCCCCATGCAATCCCTGAAACCCTCCCCAGGTGCTGCCTGGTGTCCTTCTGGGTGTTTTATGTGATGGAGATCAAAGAGCTCATGGCAGTGCCGGGCCTGTGGCTGCCTTTGGCAAACTCGGTCTCAAGACTTTTTCTCAAGGTCTGGCTTTGATAAAGCCTCATTGATGGGCACCAAGTACTTTGCTGGTTTCTATCAGTTCAATCccatttgttttcttgctggAAGTGAAAtcaggctctgctctgggggATCTCTTCcttctggtgaccagtgacagcacccagggaatggctggagctgggccagggaggtttaggttggatatcagggaaaggtttttcccccagagggtgctgggcactgcccaggctccccagggaatgggcacggccccgaggctgccagagctccaggagtgtttggacagcgctgccagggatgcccagggtggggttgttggggggggtctgtgcagggccagggctggaaTCAATGGTCCTGGTGGGTCCCTTGCAGCTCAGGAtactctgtgattccatgagatCAGCCAGGGATGTGCTGAATTATCCATCATTCATGCTGGAACTGGTTGTGGGCTCCCCAGGAACCTGACCTGAAAATGGGGATATTTACTCAAATCAAAGGCACTGTGCTCTCCTGGCTTTTCATTTTGCACCTCACTGAGCAGCCTTTCAGAATCGATCAGTTTGCAAATCCCAGGGTCATAAAAAGGAGCTCTTAGGGATTTCTCAAGTACAGAACAACCTAagtttccctttcctttggtTTGTGGGAGAGCATAGATGCAACATTCTCATTAACaatgaagtaaaaaataaacCTGCTTTAAAATTTGCACTCTGGATTGAAGAATCGTTTTAATcaaggatttttctttattttgttgcCAGCCTGGACACTGGATAATTCAGTTGCATAGAGCACATTTTATGTACTTCACAAAGTTATATACAGAATATATACACATTATTCTGTAATTCCGGGCAGATTGCAAGCCTAAATGCCCACCAGAAGTTTATACTCGTGCAGAAAATGGGCAGATTTTGCTGATTTCTGCAGATTTGcagaaatcatggaatcattgagCTTGGAAAACACTTCTGAGATCGAGTCCCACACTAATCCAGCACTGCAGATGAACGGACTGTCTGCAGATGGAGCCTCTGCTGGAAGACGGTGCCTCATCCCGCAGGCTCAGCCCTGGGATGCAGATGTGCTCCCAAGGGGGGCTCGGAGGAAGGCTGTAATGACCAGAGGGTGGAAAAGAAACGACCTATGAGCACAAAAATGGAAGgaatttggtttgttttaaaaagacaaGGCTGACATAGTAAGAGTTTTCCAATAAGGAAAAGGTGGCTGTGGGGTAGACGAGTGATCCTCGTCTGGAACcacagaggagggaaaaatgggcttcactgctggcacagaggaagagaaagtgCCTGAACCAGGGCTGGGCACCCGAGGAGCCACGGCATGGGGGATCTTTAAGGGGAAATAAGACAAAAGTTGCCAAGCTCAGCTGTCCCTGCAAAGTCTCAAATCACAGGGCTCTGCCCCTGGCTCACAGTGGAGATATTTCACATTTGCTGGATGTAAGATAAATTTTTTCCAGCCAGTGTTACAGCAGATCCTTTCCTCGATGAGCAGCAACGGTGCCAGAGCAAGAATTCCTTGGAGGGGGCTCTGTTTGGGGTGGACAGACACAGCCACGTGGAGTTAAGgattgaggatttttttcccctttactaCTTTTTGACTTGGCTGGTGATATTTTACCGTTTAGGTGAATATATAAGTGTTATTTAGCTCGGATTGGTGCAGGGTTTTCTGTGCAGGCCAGTTTGTCGATGGGGCTGACGGCACAGCCATGGGGTGTGCATGGAGTGGATCCTtgtggtctcttccaactcgAGCTATTCTCATTCCACACCACTGACCTCCaggctccttccccttcccctggaGGCGCAAGGGGATAATGGGAATCCCTCATCCTCGTCGGGCCACTCCTATCCCCTAACTCAGTGTCTGTCCTTCAGGGTATGTCACCTTCCAGCCCATCAACAGCCTTCCTGAAGTACCCCTTGGGCCACAGCCCGTGGTCACAGCAGCGCCGGAGGAGCCCACGATGACCCACATGGACCCCACGCACTGGCGGAGCCCCCCGGACACGGCCGCGCCCGGTGCCCAGCAGACCTGGCTGCCCCAGGAGCCGCTCCGGGGGCTCGCCCTGCACCCCGtggctgaggagctgcagagggaggtGGCCAAGCCACCCCTGGCCTGTTGTCTGGGGAAAGCAGCTGGAACCTGCCAGTGTAACTGTGGAGGGAGCAAAACGGTGAGCGGGCTTGGGGGCTGGCGGGAGTGAGGAGGGGATTTCACTCGGGTGTGGGTGGCAAGGACACAGAGTTAGGAGTGTTGTGTAGAGAAAGAGCAGGTACACAAATGTTTCCAGGAGTAGCAAATCTACTCCATCTTCAGGAAATGGTTTTAGTTGTTAATTAGGCTTCCCAATCAAAAAGGCTTAACTTCTCCTTTGGATGGGTTTGGCTTCAATTCCAGTTGCTGAAGTTGTGTtaggctgtgctgggcagccaGGCTTGAGCTtccttggggtgtccttggagCCCTGaggctgcctcttcctcctctttttcttcctccttctctgcctttttcttctcctcctcctcctcctccccaaaaGAGAGCACTCCCAGCACCTTTGGTTACATTTCTGACCCTGTATCTCCCCCACCTGAATTTCCCACCATTGTTACCCCTCATTTAAACACTGGTTAACATTTAAACATTTAAGTATTGGGATTTGCCCATGGAGCTGGGGGCTGTTGAGCACAGAACAGCCAGTATCACTCCAGACCAAcatgttttatgttttaaaaattttttttttaattattttatttattttttttttaaaaaccctttTATTTCCTCTGGAGCCAGCAACAGCCTTTGTCACGttcctgcagccatggctctGCAAATCCTCTGAAGGCAGAGATTAGAGGTTTGACGCATGGAGTCAAAAGCTGGCTTGGATGTAAATCCCAAGAAGGGGCATTCCTGCTCCTTGCCCTCAGGAACAGATTTGCACAGTGCCCAAAGCTCCCCTTGTTCTCCGTGGGGATTTTGCAAACCCCTTCAAGGTCTGCTACTTGCCCATCTCGTAATTTGACTGTCCCAGAAATCGTTGGGGTAGCTCTCAGTGTAAAGCTGGGAAGAACTGGAAATGGCAgttcccagctcctggcagcgCTTTAAGCTCTGCAGCCAAGGGAAGAAGCGAGTTTTActggtgttttcttttatttctccttttgtttcaaGCAGCTACAAACCGGAGGTGTGGCTCTGCCAGGAGGGGTGACGGTGGATTACACCTTGCCAGTGCTGCCTGTGCCAAATGCCATCCAACAGAAAGCCATTTTCGGTAAAACACAGGGAGAGCACGTGCGGCACGAGGCTGCCTCTGAAGAAATGCTGTGACCCTTTTCCCATGGGGAAACCTCAGAGGTGTTGCCCAGTGTCTCCAGTTCGTTTGGGATGGAAAAtatccctgctcctctccctgcaaGGGCGTTTCTTTGGGATGTTGTCATCCTGTGGATGCCACTCTGTGCCcgtgggcactgggagggattcAGGAACCACCTCGGTTCCCTGCAGCTG
The sequence above is a segment of the Aphelocoma coerulescens isolate FSJ_1873_10779 chromosome 17, UR_Acoe_1.0, whole genome shotgun sequence genome. Coding sequences within it:
- the CIMIP2A gene encoding ciliary microtubule inner protein 2A, with protein sequence MASYKGSSIFPQNPYHIPGYGGYIPQFTFRFGKSYGRTTHDVLMDPTVSKSHRSVLAPLDNKENLLELHYHIEHPGYVTFQPINSLPEVPLGPQPVVTAAPEEPTMTHMDPTHWRSPPDTAAPGAQQTWLPQEPLRGLALHPVAEELQREVAKPPLACCLGKAAGTCQCNCGGSKTQLQTGGVALPGGVTVDYTLPVLPVPNAIQQKAIFGYTGFIPCATDNIGMNYILSVKKAMKEFDRCQLLERNPPYTLGMRFPRTHWPDTKIYTRAGLKPFYSGFVPHLRDIYGLTYGDGTREAYRCEQRRRGLAL